One window of the Benincasa hispida cultivar B227 chromosome 3, ASM972705v1, whole genome shotgun sequence genome contains the following:
- the LOC120072964 gene encoding alkane hydroxylase MAH1-like encodes MASTDFSAIFFALLILFLFIIVSRIRRLKFHGVIPWNWPIVGMTPTVVAHLNRPHDRIAAILQEAGSTFLFRGIWFSNTDFLFTADPSNINHILSVNFERYPKGPDFKYLFDILGDGIFNSDSDAWKQLRKTAYALVHDEKYLQFLQKITVKKVKEGLVPVLESLCQNGSVFDLQDLFQRLAFDSTCILVTGIDFDSLSVGVRHPFSEAIDEAEEVILLRHIFPKKIWEFQNKLQIGQPKKMKHAWEIIDETIAKMIASKRATSENQLKEEADEQGGGGGVDLMTSYMIDMNKDDKFLRDTVLNFMIAGRDGLSITLSWVFFCLSNNPIALAKIREELETTIPPNEARDQLRIFSIEEVDKLVYFHGTLCETLRLYPPVPLQHKVSVQHDILPTGHHINPYTKVLISLYALGRMSDVWGKDCMEFKPERWISENGRIKHVPSYKFLAFNAGPRTCLGKQVAFVAVKIIAAAIIHNYNIIQQPNQEIIPSTSIILHMKHGFKVKVTKRWT; translated from the coding sequence ATGGCTTCCACCGATTTTTCAGCCATTTTTTTTGCATTGctcattctctttcttttcatcattgtctCTCGTATCAGGAGGTTGAAGTTCCATGGAGTCATTCCTTGGAATTGGCCAATCGTTGGTATGACACCCACTGTTGTTGCTCATCTCAACAGACCTCATGATCGCATTGCTGCAATCTTACAAGAAGCTGGTTCCACCTTCTTATTTAGAGGCATTTGGTTTTCAAATACGGACTTCCTTTTCACAGCTGACCCTTCAAATATCAACCACATCTTGAGTGTCAATTTCGAACGATACCCAAAAGGCCCTGATTTCAAGTACCTTTTTGACATTTTGGGAGATGGGATTTTCAACTCCGATTCAGATGCTTGGAAACAGCTACGCAAAACCGCTTATGCCTTGGTCCATGATGAGAAATATCTTCAATTCTTGCAGAAAATTACGGTGAAGAAAGTGAAGGAAGGGCTTGTTCCCGTTCTTGAAAGTCTTTGTCAAAATGGGTCGGTGTTTGATTTGCAAGATTTGTTTCAGAGACTCGCATTTGATTCAACTTGTATATTGGTCACTGGCATCGACTTCGATAGTTTATCCGTTGGAGTCCGTCATCCTTTCTCTGAGGCCATTGATGAAGCTGAGGAAGTCATCTTACTACGACACATTTTTCCTAAAAAGATATGGGAATTTCAAAACAAACTCCAAATTGGACAACCCAAGAAGATGAAACATGCTTGGGAAATCATAGATGAAACCATTGCCAAAATGATAGCCTCCAAAAGGGCAACCTCGGAAAATCAACTGAAAGAAGAGGCAGATGAGCAAGGAGGAGGAGGGGGAGTTGATTTGATGACATCATATATGATAGATATGAACAAAGATGATAAATTTTTGAGAGACACTGTTTTAAATTTCATGATTGCAGGTAGGGACGGTCTAAGTATAACACTCTCCTGGGTTTTCTTTTGTCTTTCAAATAATCCAATTGCCTTGGCAAAGATCAGAGAAGAGCTTGAAACAACGATTCCACCGAATGAAGCTCGTGATCAATTGCGGATATTTTCGATTGAAGAGGTGGACAAGTTAGTTTACTTCCACGGAACTCTGTGTGAAACTCTTAGACTATATCCTCCAGTCCCACTCCAACACAAGGTGTCAGTACAACATGATATCCTTCCAACTGGTCACCACATAAATCCCTATACGAAGGTTTTGATTTCTTTATATGCATTGGGAAGAATGAGTGATGTGTGGGGAAAAGATTGTATGGAGTTTAAGCCAGAGAGATGGATTTCAGAAAATGGAAGAATCAAACATGTGCCATCTTACAAATTCTTGGCCTTCAATGCTGGGCCAAGAACTTGTCTCGGGAAACAAGTGGCTTTTGTGGCAGTTAAAATAATTGCAGCTGCCATTATTCATAACTACAATATTATTCAACAACCAAACCAAGAGATTATTCCAAGTACTTCCATTATTCTTCATATGAAGCATGGATTCAAGGTCAAGGTTACAAAGAGATGGACttga